Proteins encoded within one genomic window of Variovorax sp. OAS795:
- a CDS encoding YdeI/OmpD-associated family protein: MNTRATPAKAVERVAHDTPVECTTAASWERWLNRHHAAAAGVWLRMAKKDSGIASVTHAEALEVALCYGWIDGQRKSEDERHFLQRFTPRTARSTWSKINRDKALKLIEEGRMQPAGLAEVERARADGRWEAAYDAQSVATVPPDLQAALDANPKAAAFFAKLDSRNRYAVLFRTQGAKKPETRARRIGRFVEMLAKGEKLYP; this comes from the coding sequence GTGAACACGCGTGCCACGCCAGCAAAGGCTGTCGAGCGCGTCGCGCACGACACACCCGTCGAATGCACCACCGCCGCTTCATGGGAACGGTGGCTCAACCGGCACCATGCCGCCGCGGCGGGTGTGTGGCTGCGAATGGCGAAGAAGGACAGCGGCATTGCGTCGGTCACCCACGCGGAAGCGCTCGAAGTTGCGCTGTGCTACGGCTGGATCGACGGCCAGCGCAAGTCCGAAGACGAGCGGCACTTCCTGCAGCGCTTCACGCCGCGAACCGCGCGCAGCACCTGGTCGAAGATCAACCGGGACAAGGCACTGAAGCTGATCGAAGAAGGCCGCATGCAGCCTGCCGGCCTGGCCGAGGTCGAGCGCGCCCGCGCCGACGGCCGCTGGGAGGCGGCTTACGACGCCCAGAGCGTTGCCACCGTGCCGCCCGACTTGCAGGCCGCCCTCGACGCGAACCCCAAGGCCGCTGCCTTCTTCGCCAAGCTCGATTCGCGCAACCGCTATGCGGTGCTGTTCCGCACGCAGGGTGCGAAGAAGCCCGAAACCCGGGCGCGGCGTATCGGGCGATTCGTGGAAATGCTGGCCAAGGGCGAGAAGCTCTATCCTTGA
- the ruvA gene encoding Holliday junction branch migration protein RuvA encodes MIGKLTGILAERNPPQVVVDCNGVGYEVDVPMSTFYNLPGTGERVSLLTHFVVREDAQILYGFGTAEERAAFRQLIKITGVGPRTALGLLSGMSVGELAQAITTQELGRLVKIPGIGKKTAERLLLELKGKLGADIGLPAHAASDAQADILQALVALGYSDKEAALALKALPKDATVSEGIKLALKALAK; translated from the coding sequence ATGATAGGCAAACTCACCGGCATCCTCGCCGAGCGCAACCCGCCGCAGGTGGTGGTGGACTGCAACGGCGTCGGCTACGAGGTCGATGTGCCGATGAGCACGTTCTACAACCTGCCCGGCACCGGGGAGCGCGTTTCGCTGCTCACGCACTTCGTGGTGCGCGAGGACGCGCAGATTCTCTACGGTTTCGGCACCGCCGAGGAGCGTGCGGCTTTTCGGCAACTCATCAAGATCACCGGCGTGGGCCCCCGCACCGCGCTCGGCCTGCTCTCCGGCATGAGCGTGGGCGAGCTGGCGCAGGCGATCACCACGCAGGAGCTCGGCCGCCTCGTGAAGATCCCGGGCATCGGCAAGAAGACCGCCGAGCGCCTGCTGCTGGAGCTCAAGGGCAAGCTGGGCGCCGACATCGGCCTGCCCGCGCATGCGGCATCCGATGCGCAGGCTGACATCCTGCAGGCGCTGGTCGCGCTCGGCTACAGCGACAAGGAAGCCGCGCTCGCGCTCAAGGCGCTGCCCAAGGATGCGACGGTGAGCGAGGGCATCAAGCTGGCGCTGAAGGCGCTGGCGAAGTAG
- a CDS encoding UDP-2,3-diacylglucosamine diphosphatase, translating to MQRDDAFLRAWRDTATRAHEPEDDDPARPPLRFRTLWISDLHLGTPGCQARALLDFLKHTECETLFLAGDIIDGWQLKRHWYWPQAHNDVIQKLLRKARKGTRVIFIPGNHDEFARKYLHHNFGGIDVAEEWIHETADGRKLWIIHGDLFDGVIQCAKWLAHVGDSLYEFTLKLNRHLNSLRARMGLPYWSLSKYLKGKVKRAVSYVGDFENAVAREARKRGVQGVVCGHIHHAEMRDIDGILYCNDGDWVESLTALAEHADGTLEIIDWARHMTASAKAGAPREPMAA from the coding sequence ATGCAACGCGACGATGCTTTCCTCCGCGCATGGCGCGACACCGCGACCCGGGCCCACGAGCCGGAGGACGACGATCCGGCGCGGCCGCCCCTTCGCTTTCGCACCCTCTGGATCTCGGACCTGCACCTGGGCACGCCCGGCTGCCAGGCCCGCGCGCTGCTCGACTTCCTGAAGCACACCGAGTGCGAGACCCTGTTCCTGGCCGGTGACATCATCGACGGCTGGCAGCTCAAGCGGCACTGGTACTGGCCGCAGGCGCACAACGACGTGATCCAGAAACTGCTGCGCAAGGCGCGCAAGGGCACGCGCGTGATCTTCATCCCGGGCAACCATGACGAGTTCGCGCGCAAGTACCTGCACCACAACTTCGGCGGCATCGACGTGGCCGAGGAATGGATCCACGAGACGGCCGACGGGCGCAAGCTCTGGATCATCCACGGCGACCTGTTCGACGGCGTGATCCAGTGCGCGAAGTGGCTCGCGCACGTGGGCGATTCGCTCTATGAATTCACCCTCAAGCTCAACCGCCACCTCAATTCGCTGCGGGCCCGCATGGGGCTGCCGTACTGGTCGCTCTCCAAGTACCTCAAGGGCAAGGTCAAGCGGGCCGTGAGCTACGTGGGCGATTTCGAGAATGCCGTGGCGCGCGAGGCCCGCAAGCGCGGCGTGCAGGGCGTGGTCTGCGGCCACATCCACCATGCCGAGATGCGCGACATCGACGGCATCCTCTACTGCAACGACGGCGACTGGGTCGAAAGCCTCACGGCGCTGGCCGAGCATGCCGACGGCACGCTGGAGATCATCGATTGGGCGCGGCACATGACCGCGTCCGCCAAGGCCGGCGCGCCGCGCGAGCCCATGGCGGCCTGA
- a CDS encoding bifunctional alpha/beta hydrolase/class I SAM-dependent methyltransferase: protein MTDTDKSRIPQERQFRTHDGESLFYRHWPATGAARRGAIVLFHRGHEHGARMAHLVDELDLPDFDFFAWDARGHGRSPGQRGYSPSFATSVRDVQTFVQHIGGAHGVAEHDIHVIAQSVGAVLVSTWAHDYAPKVRGLTLASPAFKVKLYVPFARAGLGLMHKLRGLFFVNSYVKAKFLTHDPERIASYESDPLISRPIAVNILLGLYEAADRVVADANAITLPVQLLVSGADWVVHHKPQHQFFERLGSAVKTKLELPGFFHDTLGEKDRAPAVQAIRAFILQLFDQPTAPVDLRAAHLHGNTADESRALAEPLAPLSPRGAYWAMTRAGLRLGGKLSSGVALGHATGFDSGSTLDYVYRNHPEGKGPLGRSIDNTYLNSIGWRGIRQRKIHVEELIRIAMERLAEMHREVRVMDIAAGHGRYVLDAVAASPVKASSILLRDYSDINVRDGRALIAEKGLEDVAQFVQADAFDRISLATVTPRPTLAVVSGLYELFPDNEMVRRSLAGVGDAVEDRGYLVYTGQPWHPQLEMIARALTSHRQGEAWVMRRRTQGEMDQLVEEAGFRKIDQRVDEWGIFTVSLAVRMA, encoded by the coding sequence ATGACCGACACCGACAAATCACGCATCCCGCAAGAGCGGCAGTTCCGCACGCACGACGGCGAATCGCTCTTCTACCGGCACTGGCCGGCCACTGGCGCTGCACGGCGCGGCGCCATCGTGCTGTTCCACCGCGGCCACGAGCATGGCGCGCGCATGGCGCACCTGGTCGACGAACTCGACCTGCCCGACTTCGACTTCTTTGCCTGGGACGCGCGCGGCCACGGCCGCTCGCCGGGCCAGCGCGGCTACAGCCCGAGCTTTGCGACCTCGGTGCGCGACGTGCAGACCTTCGTGCAGCACATCGGCGGCGCGCATGGCGTGGCGGAGCACGACATCCACGTGATCGCACAGAGCGTGGGGGCCGTGCTGGTCTCCACCTGGGCGCACGACTACGCACCCAAGGTGCGCGGGCTCACGCTGGCCTCGCCGGCCTTCAAGGTCAAGCTCTACGTGCCGTTTGCGCGCGCCGGGCTGGGGCTGATGCACAAGCTGCGCGGCCTGTTCTTCGTCAACAGCTACGTGAAGGCGAAGTTCCTCACGCACGACCCCGAGCGCATTGCGAGCTACGAAAGCGATCCGCTGATCTCGCGGCCGATCGCCGTGAACATCCTGCTCGGCCTCTATGAAGCGGCCGACCGCGTGGTGGCCGATGCCAACGCCATCACGCTGCCTGTGCAGCTGCTGGTCTCGGGCGCGGACTGGGTGGTGCACCACAAGCCGCAGCACCAGTTCTTCGAGCGGCTGGGCAGCGCCGTCAAGACCAAGCTGGAGCTGCCGGGCTTCTTCCACGACACCCTGGGCGAAAAAGACCGCGCGCCCGCGGTCCAGGCGATTCGGGCCTTCATCCTGCAGCTGTTCGACCAGCCGACCGCGCCGGTCGACCTGCGTGCGGCGCACCTGCACGGCAACACCGCCGACGAGTCGCGCGCACTGGCCGAGCCGCTCGCGCCACTGTCGCCGCGCGGCGCCTACTGGGCCATGACGCGCGCCGGCCTGCGCCTCGGCGGCAAGCTGTCGAGCGGCGTCGCCCTGGGCCACGCCACCGGCTTCGATTCGGGCAGCACGCTCGACTATGTCTACCGCAACCATCCTGAAGGCAAGGGGCCGCTGGGCCGCTCCATCGACAACACCTACCTGAACTCCATCGGCTGGCGCGGCATCCGGCAGCGCAAGATCCATGTCGAGGAGCTGATCCGCATCGCGATGGAACGCCTGGCCGAAATGCACCGCGAGGTGCGCGTGATGGACATTGCGGCCGGCCATGGACGCTACGTGCTCGACGCGGTGGCCGCGAGCCCCGTGAAAGCCAGCTCCATCCTGCTGCGCGACTACAGCGACATCAACGTGCGCGACGGCCGCGCGCTCATTGCCGAGAAGGGCCTGGAAGATGTCGCACAGTTCGTGCAGGCCGACGCCTTCGACCGCATCAGCCTGGCGACCGTGACGCCGCGCCCCACGCTGGCCGTGGTGTCCGGCCTCTACGAACTGTTCCCTGACAACGAGATGGTCCGGCGTTCGCTGGCGGGCGTGGGCGATGCGGTGGAAGACCGCGGCTACCTGGTCTACACCGGCCAGCCCTGGCATCCGCAGCTCGAGATGATCGCGCGCGCGCTCACCAGCCATCGCCAGGGCGAAGCCTGGGTGATGCGACGCCGCACGCAGGGCGAGATGGACCAGCTGGTGGAAGAAGCCGGCTTCCGCAAGATCGACCAGCGCGTCGACGAGTGGGGCATCTTCACCGTCTCGCTCGCGGTGCGGATGGCATGA
- a CDS encoding CDP-alcohol phosphatidyltransferase family protein, with product MSIYELKPRFQALLRPLAGRLHAMGITANQVTVAACAVSAALGLWLFFAVPSRAAFALVPAWMFVRMAFNAIDGMLAREYGQQSKLGAFLNELTDVVSDAALYLPFALVQPFSPFWVGTVIMLAGLSEFAGALGPTVGASRRYDGPLGKSDRAFVFGALGLYVALGWPLPGWTAWLMPLVAALVAWTVANRVRRALAEAA from the coding sequence GTGTCGATCTACGAACTGAAGCCTCGGTTCCAGGCGCTGCTGCGGCCGCTGGCCGGCCGCCTGCACGCGATGGGCATCACCGCCAACCAGGTCACGGTGGCCGCGTGCGCAGTGTCGGCCGCACTCGGGCTCTGGCTCTTCTTCGCGGTGCCATCGCGCGCGGCCTTCGCGCTCGTTCCGGCCTGGATGTTCGTGCGCATGGCGTTCAACGCCATCGACGGCATGCTGGCGCGCGAGTACGGGCAGCAGAGCAAGCTGGGCGCCTTCCTCAACGAGCTGACCGACGTGGTCTCCGACGCTGCGCTGTACCTGCCTTTCGCGCTGGTGCAGCCGTTCAGCCCGTTCTGGGTCGGCACCGTCATCATGCTGGCGGGCCTGAGCGAGTTCGCCGGCGCCCTGGGCCCCACGGTGGGCGCATCGCGCCGCTACGACGGGCCGCTCGGCAAGAGCGACCGTGCCTTCGTGTTCGGCGCGCTCGGCCTTTACGTGGCGCTGGGCTGGCCGCTGCCGGGCTGGACGGCATGGCTGATGCCCCTTGTTGCGGCGCTGGTGGCCTGGACGGTGGCCAACCGTGTCCGCCGGGCGCTGGCCGAAGCCGCTTGA
- the dmeF gene encoding CDF family Co(II)/Ni(II) efflux transporter DmeF, protein MHTHDLRAWQHDHHFGAGNEKAERSTRLVMWITLAAMGIEIGAGWWFNSMALLADGWHMSSHALAIGLSAFAYAAARRYARDPRFAFGTWKIEVLGGFASALMLLGVAALMVVGSIERLLSPSAIHYREAVAVAVLGLVVNLVCARLLGSAHHHGHGHDHGHAHSAHDHGHSHGHDLNLRSAYLHVVADAATSVLAIAALLGGWFFGWAWLDPAMGIVGAVLVAVWAKGLLKETGRVLLDREMDHPVTAEIREGVETLLADSETRVADLHVWRVGREAYACALTVVTHSLTLSADEVRACFSMHEEIRHSTVEIQRCGH, encoded by the coding sequence ATGCACACCCATGACCTCCGTGCCTGGCAGCACGACCACCACTTCGGCGCAGGCAACGAAAAGGCCGAGCGCAGCACGCGCCTCGTGATGTGGATCACCCTCGCCGCGATGGGGATCGAGATCGGCGCGGGCTGGTGGTTCAACTCGATGGCACTGCTGGCCGACGGCTGGCACATGAGCTCGCACGCACTGGCCATCGGCCTGAGTGCCTTCGCCTATGCGGCGGCCAGGCGCTATGCGCGCGATCCTCGCTTTGCCTTCGGCACCTGGAAGATCGAGGTGCTGGGCGGCTTCGCGAGCGCACTGATGCTGCTGGGCGTTGCGGCGCTGATGGTGGTCGGCTCCATCGAACGGCTGCTCTCGCCCTCGGCCATCCACTACCGCGAAGCCGTGGCCGTGGCGGTGCTCGGGCTCGTGGTCAACCTGGTCTGCGCGCGGCTGCTGGGCTCGGCGCACCACCACGGGCATGGTCACGACCACGGCCATGCGCACTCGGCACACGATCACGGCCATTCGCACGGCCACGACCTGAACCTGCGCTCCGCCTACCTGCACGTGGTGGCCGATGCCGCGACCTCGGTGCTGGCGATCGCGGCGCTGCTCGGCGGCTGGTTCTTCGGCTGGGCCTGGCTCGACCCGGCGATGGGCATCGTCGGCGCGGTGCTGGTCGCCGTCTGGGCCAAGGGCCTGCTCAAGGAAACCGGCCGCGTGCTGCTCGACCGCGAGATGGACCATCCCGTCACGGCCGAGATCCGCGAAGGCGTGGAGACCCTGCTGGCCGATTCGGAAACCCGCGTGGCCGACCTGCACGTGTGGCGCGTGGGCCGCGAGGCGTATGCCTGCGCGCTCACGGTGGTGACGCATTCCCTCACGCTGTCGGCCGACGAGGTGCGCGCCTGTTTCTCGATGCACGAGGAGATCCGCCACTCCACGGTGGAAATCCAGCGCTGCGGACACTGA
- a CDS encoding lysophospholipid acyltransferase family protein, giving the protein MLRRALAVVAGKLIIGAAGLLTGVRAIWSGTTPKAEQTLYFANHTSHGDFVLLWATLPPDLRALTRPVAGQDYWMASKVRQFIGADVFNALMIRRDGSGQGGNPVDQMKEALEGGDSLIMFPEGTRNTGDEILLPLKSGLFHLARACPNVRLVPVWIENLKRVLPKGTLVPIPLACTVRFGTPIRLAEGEDKASFIARARAAMLDLRPEYDRVPEQEKAAATP; this is encoded by the coding sequence GTGCTGCGCCGCGCGCTCGCCGTGGTGGCGGGCAAGCTGATCATCGGCGCGGCCGGCCTCCTGACGGGCGTTCGCGCCATCTGGAGCGGCACCACGCCCAAGGCCGAGCAGACGCTGTATTTTGCCAACCACACGAGCCACGGCGACTTCGTGCTGCTGTGGGCGACGCTTCCGCCCGACCTGCGCGCGCTGACGCGGCCGGTGGCCGGGCAGGACTACTGGATGGCTTCCAAGGTGCGCCAGTTCATCGGCGCGGACGTGTTCAACGCGCTGATGATCCGGCGCGACGGATCGGGCCAGGGCGGCAACCCGGTCGACCAGATGAAGGAGGCGCTGGAAGGCGGCGACTCCCTCATCATGTTCCCCGAGGGCACGCGCAACACCGGCGACGAGATCCTGCTGCCGCTCAAGAGCGGCCTCTTTCACCTGGCGCGCGCCTGCCCCAACGTGCGGCTGGTGCCGGTGTGGATCGAGAACCTCAAGCGCGTGCTGCCCAAGGGCACGCTGGTGCCGATCCCGCTCGCCTGCACGGTGCGCTTCGGCACGCCCATCCGGCTGGCCGAAGGCGAAGACAAGGCCAGCTTCATTGCACGCGCACGTGCCGCCATGCTCGACCTGCGCCCCGAGTACGACCGCGTGCCGGAACAAGAAAAGGCAGCCGCCACGCCATGA
- a CDS encoding phosphatidate cytidylyltransferase, producing MNMLPSTQTTLQLFGGVAGVLILASAIGALLKWRVAQGQPNTVVDNLNARVNAWWVMVAVIGVAFAFGKGGVIVLFYLISFYALREFISLAYTRRGDHHAIAAAFYIGLPVQYFLVWIDWYGLYSIFIPVYAFLVLPILAAVGGDTQRFLERTSKIQWGLMICVFCISHVPALLTLQIPGFEGRNLLLIAFLVIVVQGSDVLQYVWGKLFGRRKVAPELSPSKTWEGLVGGVASATALGAALYWATPFNPWQAALMALTICLMGFFGGLVMSAIKRDRGVKDWGSMIEGHGGMLDRLDSVIFAAPIYFHALRYWWVP from the coding sequence ATGAACATGTTGCCCTCGACCCAGACCACGCTGCAATTGTTCGGCGGTGTTGCCGGCGTGCTGATTCTTGCCTCGGCCATTGGCGCGCTGCTCAAGTGGCGCGTGGCGCAAGGCCAGCCCAACACCGTGGTCGACAACCTCAACGCGCGCGTGAACGCGTGGTGGGTGATGGTGGCTGTGATCGGCGTTGCCTTCGCGTTCGGCAAAGGCGGCGTGATCGTGCTGTTCTACCTGATCTCCTTCTACGCGCTGCGCGAGTTCATCAGCCTGGCCTACACCCGGCGCGGCGACCACCATGCGATTGCGGCGGCTTTCTACATCGGGCTGCCGGTCCAGTATTTTCTGGTGTGGATCGACTGGTACGGCCTCTATTCGATCTTCATTCCTGTCTATGCCTTTCTGGTGCTGCCGATCCTGGCGGCCGTGGGCGGCGACACGCAGCGCTTTCTTGAACGCACCTCGAAGATCCAGTGGGGCCTGATGATCTGCGTGTTCTGCATCAGCCACGTGCCCGCGCTGCTCACGCTGCAGATCCCCGGCTTCGAGGGCCGCAACCTGCTGCTGATCGCCTTCCTCGTGATCGTGGTGCAGGGCAGCGACGTGCTGCAGTACGTGTGGGGCAAGCTCTTCGGCCGGCGCAAGGTGGCGCCCGAGCTCTCGCCCTCCAAGACCTGGGAAGGCCTCGTCGGCGGCGTGGCCAGCGCCACCGCACTGGGCGCCGCGCTCTACTGGGCCACGCCGTTCAACCCCTGGCAGGCCGCGCTGATGGCGCTCACGATCTGCCTCATGGGTTTCTTCGGCGGGCTCGTGATGTCGGCCATCAAGCGCGACCGCGGGGTGAAGGACTGGGGTTCGATGATCGAAGGCCACGGCGGCATGCTCGACCGGCTCGATTCGGTGATCTTCGCGGCACCGATCTATTTCCATGCGCTGCGCTACTGGTGGGTGCCGTGA
- the ruvB gene encoding Holliday junction branch migration DNA helicase RuvB, whose translation MTIQTDDFAPAPPRVVSAAPASPQEEAIERALRPKLLDEYVGQAKVREQLEIFIGAARKRKEALDHVLLFGPPGLGKTTLSHIIAAELGVNLRQTSGPVLEKPKDLAALLTNLEPNDVLFIDEIHRLSPVVEEILYPALEDYQIDIMIGEGPAARSIKLDLQPFTLVGATTRAGMLTNPLRDRFGIVARLEFYTPEELALIVRRSAGLLKVETDTAGGFEIARRSRGTPRIANRLLRRVRDYAEVKGNGRITEEIAHKALAMLDVDPQGFDLMDRKLLEAVIHRFDGGPVGLDNVAASIGEEPGTIEDVIEPYLIQQGYLQRTPRGRIATLAAYRHLGVAPPSSRSDGQDLFGV comes from the coding sequence ATGACCATCCAGACCGACGATTTCGCCCCCGCGCCGCCCCGCGTGGTGTCCGCCGCCCCCGCTTCCCCGCAGGAAGAGGCCATCGAGCGGGCATTGCGCCCCAAGCTGCTCGACGAATACGTCGGGCAGGCCAAGGTGCGCGAGCAGCTCGAGATCTTCATCGGCGCCGCGCGCAAGCGCAAGGAAGCGCTCGACCACGTGCTGCTCTTCGGCCCGCCGGGCCTCGGCAAGACCACGCTGTCGCACATCATTGCGGCCGAGCTGGGCGTGAACCTGCGCCAGACCTCCGGGCCGGTGCTCGAGAAGCCCAAGGACCTGGCGGCGCTCCTGACCAACCTCGAGCCGAACGACGTGCTCTTCATCGACGAGATCCACCGCCTGAGCCCGGTGGTCGAGGAAATCCTCTACCCCGCGCTGGAGGACTACCAGATCGACATCATGATCGGCGAAGGCCCCGCGGCGCGCAGCATCAAGCTCGACCTGCAGCCCTTCACGCTGGTGGGCGCCACCACCCGTGCCGGCATGCTCACCAACCCGCTGCGCGACCGCTTCGGCATCGTGGCGCGGCTGGAGTTCTACACGCCGGAAGAACTGGCGCTCATCGTGCGGCGCAGCGCCGGCCTGCTCAAGGTGGAGACCGACACCGCCGGCGGCTTCGAGATCGCGCGCCGTTCGCGCGGTACGCCCCGCATCGCCAACCGCCTGCTGCGCCGCGTGCGCGACTATGCCGAGGTGAAGGGCAACGGCCGCATCACCGAAGAGATCGCGCACAAGGCGCTCGCCATGCTCGACGTCGATCCGCAGGGCTTCGACCTGATGGACCGCAAGCTGCTCGAGGCCGTGATCCACCGCTTCGACGGCGGGCCGGTGGGCTTGGACAACGTGGCGGCCAGCATCGGCGAGGAGCCGGGCACCATCGAGGACGTGATCGAGCCCTACCTGATCCAGCAGGGCTACCTGCAGCGCACGCCGCGCGGGCGCATCGCCACGCTGGCGGCCTACCGCCATCTCGGCGTGGCACCGCCTTCGAGCCGCTCCGACGGACAGGATCTTTTCGGAGTCTGA
- a CDS encoding PhoH family protein, translating to MSGVILRHTFTPLNNSRLGHLCGPLDAHLRRIEEALGVKIAHRHEQFKVEGPKAPAQRAMDVLQALYEIAQRSIDPAVVQLTLAGDGSMIDGDEDAAMLVTRRADLRARTPTQALYLDNIAKHDITFGIGPAGTGKTYLAVACAVDALERAAVQRIVLTRPAVEAGERLGFLPGDLTQKVDPYLRPLYDALYDLMGYEKVQKAFERNALEIAPLAFMRGRTLNNAFVILDEAQNTTVEQMKMFLTRIGFGAKAVVTGDVSQIDLPKQQLSGLIDAERVLRRVSGIAITHFTSADVVRHPLVAKIVDAYDGQRKRAGAH from the coding sequence ATGTCCGGCGTGATTCTGCGACACACCTTTACCCCACTGAACAATTCGCGCCTCGGCCACTTGTGCGGACCGCTGGACGCGCACCTGCGCCGCATCGAAGAGGCGCTGGGCGTGAAGATCGCGCACCGCCACGAGCAGTTCAAGGTCGAGGGGCCCAAGGCCCCGGCGCAGCGTGCCATGGACGTGCTGCAGGCCCTGTACGAAATTGCCCAGCGTTCGATCGATCCCGCCGTGGTGCAGCTCACGCTGGCGGGCGACGGCTCGATGATCGACGGCGACGAGGATGCGGCGATGCTGGTCACGCGGCGCGCCGACCTGCGCGCGCGCACGCCCACGCAGGCGCTGTACCTGGACAACATCGCCAAGCACGACATCACCTTCGGCATCGGACCGGCCGGCACCGGCAAGACCTATCTCGCCGTGGCCTGCGCCGTCGATGCGCTGGAGCGCGCCGCGGTGCAGCGCATCGTGCTCACGCGGCCGGCGGTGGAAGCGGGCGAGCGCCTGGGCTTCCTGCCCGGCGACCTGACGCAAAAGGTCGATCCCTACCTGCGCCCGCTGTACGACGCGCTCTACGACCTCATGGGCTACGAGAAGGTGCAGAAGGCCTTCGAGCGCAATGCGCTCGAGATTGCGCCGCTGGCCTTCATGCGCGGACGCACCCTGAACAATGCCTTCGTCATCCTGGACGAGGCGCAGAACACCACCGTGGAGCAGATGAAGATGTTCCTGACGCGCATCGGCTTCGGCGCCAAGGCGGTGGTGACGGGCGACGTGAGCCAGATCGATCTGCCCAAGCAGCAGTTGAGCGGGCTGATCGACGCCGAGCGCGTGCTCAGGCGCGTGAGCGGCATCGCGATCACGCACTTCACCAGCGCCGACGTGGTGCGGCATCCGCTGGTCGCCAAGATCGTCGACGCCTACGACGGCCAGCGCAAGCGCGCGGGAGCGCATTGA
- a CDS encoding phosphatase PAP2/dual specificity phosphatase family protein → MKHWLAQRPWKRAAAWLVFLGPLFYATYGLANWWATTRAQVPSMAFAWERQVPFWAWTIFPYWTINVFYALSLFLARSKHTLDRHALRLVSATLIACTCFVIWPLHFSFGQPAVEGAPAFLFDALRGFDQPYNQAPSLHIALAVILWDWYRQFLRAAWARWVLHVWAFAICASVLTTWQHHFIDIPTGALLGLFCVWLWPLERTVSMPRAWQCTRDAQRWKLAGFYAAGAALFLAAALYGAGLWLWLAWPAVSLAMVALGYIGFGARGFQMNGRGRMGWAARWLFAPYRLGAAVNAWLWTRKLPASVEVVPGLRLGRLPTKAEWIAAGKPRLVSLCAELQVPAGVPHARCVPVLDLTVPPTVRLQRAAAVIEAQRRNTEGAPVWVCCALGFSRSAAASIAWLGRYGAAGGMAQAEDAVRLARPQIVLRPAWRVSLEPLGTAAPAGPPHD, encoded by the coding sequence ATGAAGCACTGGCTGGCGCAGCGCCCCTGGAAGCGGGCCGCGGCATGGCTGGTGTTCCTGGGGCCGCTGTTCTATGCGACCTACGGCCTTGCCAACTGGTGGGCCACCACGCGCGCGCAGGTGCCGTCCATGGCCTTTGCGTGGGAGCGGCAGGTGCCGTTCTGGGCCTGGACGATCTTTCCGTACTGGACCATCAACGTCTTCTACGCGCTTTCGCTCTTTCTTGCGCGCAGCAAGCACACGCTCGACCGGCATGCGCTGCGGCTCGTGAGCGCCACCCTCATTGCCTGCACCTGCTTCGTCATCTGGCCGCTGCATTTCAGTTTCGGCCAACCGGCGGTCGAGGGCGCACCGGCCTTTCTCTTCGATGCCTTGCGCGGCTTCGACCAGCCCTACAACCAGGCGCCTTCGCTGCACATCGCGCTGGCGGTGATCCTGTGGGACTGGTACCGGCAGTTCCTGCGCGCCGCGTGGGCAAGGTGGGTGCTGCATGTGTGGGCTTTTGCCATTTGCGCGTCGGTGCTCACGACCTGGCAGCACCACTTCATCGACATTCCCACTGGCGCGCTTCTGGGCCTGTTCTGCGTCTGGCTGTGGCCGCTGGAGCGCACGGTGTCGATGCCGCGGGCCTGGCAGTGCACGCGCGATGCGCAGCGCTGGAAGCTCGCGGGGTTCTATGCCGCCGGGGCGGCGCTGTTTCTTGCTGCCGCCCTGTATGGCGCGGGCCTGTGGCTGTGGCTCGCCTGGCCCGCGGTTTCGCTGGCGATGGTGGCACTCGGCTACATCGGTTTCGGGGCGCGTGGGTTCCAGATGAACGGCCGCGGCCGAATGGGCTGGGCCGCGCGGTGGCTTTTTGCGCCCTATCGCCTGGGCGCAGCGGTCAATGCATGGCTCTGGACACGCAAGCTGCCAGCGTCGGTCGAAGTCGTGCCTGGCCTTCGACTCGGACGCCTGCCGACGAAGGCCGAATGGATCGCGGCCGGCAAGCCCCGGCTCGTGAGCCTGTGTGCCGAACTGCAGGTGCCCGCCGGTGTGCCGCATGCGCGCTGCGTGCCGGTGCTCGACCTGACGGTACCGCCGACCGTGCGGCTGCAACGGGCGGCGGCCGTCATCGAAGCACAGCGCCGCAACACCGAAGGCGCGCCGGTATGGGTCTGCTGCGCCCTGGGCTTTTCGCGCAGCGCCGCGGCGTCGATCGCATGGCTGGGGCGCTACGGCGCGGCAGGCGGCATGGCGCAAGCCGAGGACGCGGTGCGCCTCGCCCGGCCGCAGATCGTGCTGCGCCCGGCCTGGCGGGTTTCGCTCGAGCCGCTGGGCACCGCTGCGCCAGCAGGGCCGCCCCATGACTGA